From a region of the Pseudomonas fulva 12-X genome:
- the aguA gene encoding agmatine deiminase → MNTLTSTPRADGFRMPAEWEPHSQTWMVWPERPDNWRLGGKPAQHAFTAVAKAIAEFEPVTVCVSAGQYENACAHLDHERIRVVEMTTDDAWIRDTGPTFVTNKKGEVRGVDWAFNAWGGFEGGLYFPWLRDDQVASKILNIEGRDRYRTEGFVLEGGSIHVDGEGTLITTEECLLNHNRNPHLNREQIEAVLADHLAIDTVIWLPHGLYNDETDGHVDNFCCYVRPGEVLLAWTDDPENPNYSRCQEAMRVLEKARDAKGRALTVHKMPIPGPLYATEEECAGVDRAAGSQERSPEVRLAGSYVNFLIVNGGIVAPSFNDPKDAEAKAILERLFPEHRVVMVPGREILLGGGNIHCITQQQPAATAS, encoded by the coding sequence ATGAACACCCTGACCTCCACACCCCGCGCCGATGGCTTCCGCATGCCAGCCGAATGGGAACCCCATAGCCAAACCTGGATGGTGTGGCCGGAGCGGCCGGACAACTGGCGCCTGGGTGGCAAGCCGGCGCAGCACGCATTCACGGCGGTCGCCAAGGCCATTGCCGAGTTCGAGCCGGTCACCGTCTGCGTCTCAGCGGGGCAATACGAAAATGCCTGCGCGCACCTGGATCATGAGCGCATTCGCGTCGTCGAAATGACCACCGACGACGCCTGGATACGTGATACCGGCCCGACCTTCGTCACCAACAAAAAAGGCGAGGTACGCGGTGTGGACTGGGCGTTCAACGCCTGGGGCGGCTTCGAGGGCGGCTTGTACTTCCCGTGGCTGCGTGACGATCAGGTCGCCAGCAAGATCCTCAATATCGAAGGCCGCGACCGCTACCGCACCGAAGGCTTCGTGCTCGAGGGCGGCTCCATCCACGTCGACGGCGAAGGCACACTGATCACCACCGAAGAGTGCCTGCTCAACCACAACCGCAACCCGCACCTGAACCGCGAGCAGATCGAAGCCGTGCTGGCCGACCACCTGGCCATCGATACCGTGATCTGGCTGCCGCATGGACTGTACAACGACGAGACCGATGGTCACGTCGACAACTTCTGCTGCTACGTGCGCCCAGGCGAAGTGCTGCTGGCCTGGACCGACGATCCGGAAAACCCCAACTACAGCCGCTGCCAGGAAGCCATGCGCGTACTGGAAAAGGCTCGCGACGCCAAAGGCCGCGCCCTGACCGTGCACAAGATGCCGATCCCGGGCCCGCTGTATGCCACCGAAGAAGAGTGCGCCGGTGTCGACCGCGCCGCCGGCAGTCAGGAGCGCAGCCCTGAGGTCCGCCTGGCCGGCTCCTACGTGAACTTCCTGATCGTCAACGGCGGCATCGTCGCCCCCAGCTTCAACGACCCGAAGGACGCCGAAGCCAAAGCCATTCTCGAGCGCCTGTTTCCAGAGCACCGCGTAGTGATGGTGCCAGGCCGAGAAATCCTGCTGGGCGGCGGCAATATCCACTGCATCACCCAGCAGCAGCCTGCAGCTACTGCCAGCTGA
- a CDS encoding TetR/AcrR family transcriptional regulator: MSARKPRASSQARIEQILGAARTLLAEQGVAALSIYTVAERADIAPSSVYHFFPSVPALLQALTADVHRAFRDCLQEPIDSGQLQCWRDLSRTIEQRMLRIYAGDAAARQLILAQHGLSEVTQADRQHDIELSQQHRALFDRYFELPALPDDIDVFGLAMELGDRVYARSIHQHGEITPRYAEEGLRVFEAYLGLYLPPFLRKRAIS, translated from the coding sequence GTGAGCGCCCGCAAGCCCCGCGCCAGCAGCCAGGCGCGTATCGAACAGATCCTCGGCGCCGCCCGTACCTTGCTGGCCGAGCAAGGCGTAGCGGCGCTGTCTATCTACACCGTGGCAGAGCGCGCGGATATCGCACCGTCGTCGGTGTATCACTTCTTTCCCAGCGTACCCGCCCTGCTCCAGGCGCTGACAGCCGATGTTCATCGTGCCTTCCGCGACTGCCTGCAGGAGCCCATCGACTCGGGCCAGCTGCAATGCTGGCGCGACCTTTCCCGGACCATCGAGCAACGCATGCTGCGCATCTACGCCGGCGATGCTGCAGCAAGACAGCTGATCCTCGCCCAGCACGGCCTCAGCGAGGTGACCCAGGCCGATCGCCAGCACGATATCGAGCTCAGCCAGCAGCACCGGGCACTGTTCGATCGCTACTTCGAATTGCCGGCCCTGCCGGACGATATCGACGTGTTCGGCCTGGCCATGGAGCTTGGCGATCGGGTGTACGCCCGCTCGATTCACCAGCACGGAGAAATCACCCCACGCTATGCCGAGGAAGGCTTGCGTGTATTCGAAGCGTACCTGGGACTTTATCTGCCGCCTTTTCTGCGCAAACGCGCAATCAGCTGA
- a CDS encoding glutamine synthetase family protein — protein MSVPPRAVQLNEANAFLKEHPEVQFVDLLIADMNGVVRGKRIERASLHKVYEKGINLPASLFALDINGSTVESTGLGLDIGDADRICFPIPDTLCKEPWQKRPTAQLLMTMHELDGSPFFADPREVLRQVVQKFDELGLTICAAFELEFYLIDQENVNGRPQPPRSPISGKRPHSTQVYLIDDLDEYVDCLQDMLEAAKEQALPADAIVKESAPAQFEVNLHHTNDAIKACDHALLLKRLIKNIAYDHEMDSTFMAKPYPGQAGNGLHVHISLLDKKTGQNIFATEDPEQHAPLRHAIAGILDTMPASMAFLCPNVNSYRRFGAQFYVPNAPSWGLDNRTVAVRVPTGSSDAIRIEHRVAGADANPYLMMASILAGIHHGLTNKLDPGAPIEGNAYEQLEQSLPNNLRDALRQLDDSEVLNKYISPDYIDIFVACKEAELQEFETTISDLEYNWYLHTV, from the coding sequence ATGTCGGTACCCCCGCGTGCCGTTCAGCTCAATGAAGCGAACGCGTTCCTCAAGGAACACCCTGAGGTTCAGTTCGTCGACCTTCTGATTGCAGATATGAATGGTGTCGTGCGCGGCAAGCGCATCGAACGCGCCAGCCTCCACAAGGTGTATGAAAAGGGCATCAACCTGCCCGCTTCGCTGTTCGCCCTGGACATCAACGGCTCCACCGTCGAAAGCACCGGCCTTGGCCTGGACATCGGCGACGCCGACCGTATCTGCTTCCCCATCCCCGATACCCTGTGCAAGGAACCCTGGCAGAAGCGCCCGACCGCGCAACTGCTGATGACCATGCACGAACTGGACGGCAGCCCCTTCTTTGCCGATCCCCGTGAGGTATTGCGTCAGGTGGTACAGAAGTTCGACGAACTTGGCCTGACCATCTGCGCGGCCTTCGAACTGGAGTTCTACCTGATCGATCAGGAGAACGTGAATGGCCGCCCGCAACCGCCGCGCTCGCCGATCTCCGGCAAGCGCCCGCACTCGACTCAGGTTTATCTGATCGACGACCTCGACGAATACGTCGACTGCCTGCAGGACATGCTCGAAGCCGCCAAGGAGCAGGCGCTGCCGGCCGACGCCATCGTCAAGGAAAGTGCCCCGGCGCAGTTCGAGGTCAACCTGCATCACACCAATGACGCCATCAAGGCCTGCGACCATGCGCTGCTGCTCAAGCGCCTGATCAAGAACATCGCCTACGACCATGAGATGGACTCGACCTTCATGGCCAAGCCCTATCCGGGCCAGGCGGGCAATGGCCTGCATGTGCACATCTCGCTGCTCGACAAGAAAACCGGGCAGAACATCTTCGCCACCGAAGATCCTGAACAGCATGCGCCGCTGCGTCATGCCATCGCCGGCATCCTCGACACCATGCCGGCGTCGATGGCGTTCCTGTGTCCGAACGTCAATTCCTACCGCCGTTTCGGCGCGCAGTTCTACGTGCCGAATGCGCCGAGCTGGGGCCTGGACAACCGCACCGTGGCAGTCCGTGTGCCGACCGGCAGCAGCGACGCGATCCGCATCGAGCACCGGGTGGCCGGCGCCGACGCCAACCCGTACCTGATGATGGCTTCGATCCTCGCCGGTATTCATCACGGCCTGACCAACAAGCTGGATCCAGGCGCCCCCATCGAGGGCAACGCCTACGAGCAACTGGAGCAGAGCCTGCCGAACAACCTGCGCGACGCCCTGCGCCAGCTGGACGACAGCGAGGTGCTCAACAAGTACATCAGCCCGGATTACATTGACATTTTCGTCGCCTGCAAGGAAGCCGAGCTGCAGGAGTTCGAGACGACCATCTCCGACCTCGAGTACAACTGGTACCTGCACACAGTGTGA
- a CDS encoding glutamine synthetase family protein has translation MSTKLDQLSSWLKERKITEVECLVSDLTGIARGKISPTNKFLDEKGMRLPESVLLQTVTGDYVEDDIYYDLLDPADIDMFCRPDENAVFIVPWAIEPTAQVIHDTYDKQGNPIELSPRNILKKVLRLYADKGWQPIVAPEMEFYLTKRNSDPDFPLVAPMGRSGRPETGRQSFSIDAANEFDPLFEDMYDWCELQGLDLDTLIHEEGPAQMEINFRHGEALHLADQILVFKRTMREAALKHDVAATFMAKPITDEPGSAMHLHQSIIDVKTGRNIFSNEDGSMSQLFMHHIGGLQKYIPEVLPLFAPNVNSFRRFLPDTSAPVNVEWGEENRTVGLRVPDATPNNRRVENRLAGADANPYLALAASLLCGYIGMVEGIEPSAPVVGRGYERRNLRLPLTLEAALERMETCQVVEQYLGHKFVSGYVAVKRAEHENFKRVISSWEREFLLLSV, from the coding sequence ATGAGCACCAAACTGGACCAGCTCTCGAGCTGGTTGAAAGAACGCAAGATCACCGAAGTCGAATGTCTGGTTAGCGACCTGACGGGGATTGCCCGGGGCAAGATCTCGCCGACCAACAAATTCCTCGACGAAAAGGGCATGCGCCTGCCCGAAAGCGTGTTGCTGCAGACCGTCACCGGCGACTATGTCGAAGACGACATCTATTACGACCTGCTCGACCCGGCGGATATCGACATGTTCTGCCGGCCGGACGAGAACGCCGTGTTCATCGTGCCCTGGGCTATCGAGCCCACCGCCCAGGTGATCCACGACACCTACGACAAGCAGGGCAACCCCATCGAGTTGTCGCCGCGCAACATCCTCAAGAAGGTGCTGCGCCTGTATGCCGACAAAGGCTGGCAGCCCATCGTCGCACCGGAGATGGAGTTCTACCTGACCAAGCGCAACAGCGACCCGGACTTCCCGCTGGTGGCGCCGATGGGCCGCTCCGGGCGCCCGGAAACCGGCCGGCAGAGCTTCTCGATCGACGCGGCCAACGAATTCGACCCGCTGTTCGAAGACATGTACGACTGGTGCGAACTGCAGGGCCTGGATCTGGACACCCTGATCCACGAGGAAGGCCCGGCGCAGATGGAGATCAACTTCCGTCACGGCGAAGCCCTGCACCTGGCCGACCAGATCCTGGTGTTCAAGCGCACCATGCGCGAGGCGGCGCTCAAGCACGACGTGGCGGCGACCTTCATGGCCAAGCCGATCACCGATGAGCCGGGCAGCGCCATGCACCTGCACCAGAGCATCATCGACGTGAAGACCGGCCGGAACATCTTCTCCAACGAAGATGGTTCGATGAGCCAGCTGTTCATGCACCACATTGGCGGCTTGCAGAAATACATCCCCGAAGTGCTGCCGCTGTTCGCACCCAACGTCAACTCGTTCCGCCGCTTCCTGCCCGACACCTCGGCGCCGGTGAACGTCGAGTGGGGCGAGGAGAACCGCACCGTCGGCCTGCGCGTGCCGGATGCCACACCGAATAACCGTCGTGTGGAAAACCGCCTGGCTGGCGCCGACGCCAACCCCTACCTGGCCCTGGCCGCGAGCCTGCTGTGCGGCTATATCGGTATGGTCGAGGGCATCGAGCCCAGCGCGCCGGTCGTCGGCCGCGGCTACGAGCGCCGCAACCTGCGTCTGCCGCTGACCCTGGAAGCGGCGCTGGAGCGTATGGAAACCTGCCAGGTGGTCGAGCAGTACCTGGGCCACAAGTTCGTCAGCGGCTATGTGGCGGTCAAGCGTGCCGAGCACGAGAACTTCAAGCGGGTGATCAGCTCCTGGGAACGTGAGTTCCTGCTGCTTTCGGTCTGA
- a CDS encoding aspartate aminotransferase family protein yields MTANNAKTQQWQAMSRDHHLAPFSDFKQLAEKGPRIITRGEGVHLWDSEGNKILDGMAGLWCLAVGYGREELVEAASKQMRELPFYNTFFQTAHPPVLELAKALAEVTPAGMNHVFFTGSGSEGNDTMLRMVRHYWSLKGKPNKKVVIARENGYHGSTVAGASLGGMKGMHEQGDLPIPGIVHIAQPYWFGQGGDMTPEAFGIWAADELEKKILEVGEDNVAAFLAEPIQGAGGVIIPPDSYWPRVREILAKYDILFVADEVICGFGRTGEWFGSDFYGNKPDMMTIAKGLTSGYVPMGGLVVRDEIVKVLNDGGDFNHGFTYSGHPVAAAVALENIRILREEKIIEQVREETAPYLQKRLRELADHPLVGEVRGVGMLGAIELVKDKATRARYPSDKAVGMICRGHCFENGLIMRAVGDTMIISPPLVISKSEIDELVEKARKCLDLTARALLA; encoded by the coding sequence ATGACGGCAAACAATGCAAAGACCCAGCAATGGCAGGCCATGAGCCGCGACCATCACCTGGCGCCTTTCAGTGACTTCAAGCAACTGGCCGAGAAAGGCCCGCGCATCATCACCCGTGGTGAAGGTGTGCACCTGTGGGACAGCGAAGGCAACAAGATCCTCGATGGCATGGCCGGGCTCTGGTGCCTGGCTGTCGGCTACGGCCGTGAGGAACTGGTCGAGGCGGCCAGCAAGCAGATGCGCGAGCTGCCGTTCTACAACACCTTCTTCCAGACTGCCCATCCGCCGGTACTGGAGCTGGCCAAGGCGCTCGCCGAGGTGACGCCGGCCGGCATGAACCACGTGTTCTTCACCGGTTCCGGTTCCGAAGGCAACGACACCATGCTGCGCATGGTTCGCCATTACTGGTCGCTCAAGGGCAAGCCGAACAAGAAGGTGGTGATCGCCCGCGAGAACGGCTATCACGGCTCCACCGTCGCCGGCGCCAGCCTGGGCGGCATGAAGGGCATGCACGAGCAGGGCGACCTGCCGATTCCGGGTATCGTGCACATCGCTCAGCCTTACTGGTTCGGCCAGGGCGGCGACATGACGCCGGAAGCCTTCGGCATCTGGGCTGCCGACGAGCTGGAGAAGAAGATTCTCGAAGTCGGCGAAGACAACGTCGCCGCCTTCCTGGCCGAGCCGATCCAGGGCGCCGGCGGCGTGATCATACCGCCGGACAGCTACTGGCCGCGGGTGCGCGAGATTCTCGCCAAGTACGACATCCTCTTTGTCGCCGACGAAGTGATCTGCGGTTTCGGCCGCACCGGTGAGTGGTTCGGTAGCGACTTCTACGGCAACAAGCCGGACATGATGACCATCGCCAAGGGCCTGACTTCCGGCTACGTGCCGATGGGCGGCCTGGTGGTGCGCGACGAGATCGTCAAGGTGCTCAACGACGGCGGTGACTTCAACCACGGCTTCACCTATTCCGGGCACCCGGTGGCGGCGGCGGTGGCACTGGAGAACATCCGAATTCTGCGCGAAGAAAAGATCATCGAGCAGGTCAGAGAAGAAACGGCACCGTATTTGCAGAAACGCCTGCGCGAATTGGCGGATCACCCGCTGGTCGGTGAAGTGCGTGGCGTGGGTATGCTCGGCGCCATCGAACTGGTGAAGGATAAGGCCACGCGCGCGCGTTACCCGAGCGACAAGGCGGTAGGCATGATCTGCCGCGGTCACTGTTTCGAGAACGGACTGATCATGCGCGCCGTGGGCGACACCATGATCATTTCGCCGCCGCTGGTGATCAGCAAGAGCGAGATCGACGAGCTGGTGGAAAAGGCCCGCAAGTGCCTGGACCTCACCGCCCGTGCTTTACTGGCCTGA
- a CDS encoding polyamine ABC transporter substrate-binding protein yields the protein MIKTFGKTLLAVTLAGAVAGMAQADGKVLNIYNWSDYIAPDTIEKFTKETGIKVTYDVFDSNETLEAKLFAGKSGYDIVVPSNSFLAKQIKAKVYQPLDKSKLPNWDNLDKNLLKTVEVSDPGNKYSFPYMWGTVGIGFNPEKVKAALGENAPVDSWDLLFKPENIEKLKSCGVSFLDSPTEILPIAMQYLGYEPTSTDPKQLKEAEALFMKIRPSVTYFHSSKYISDLANGNLCVAVGYSGDIYQAKSRAEEAGGKVKVSYNIPKQGAGAFFDMVAIPADAENVESAHAFLNFLLKPEIMAEITNEVHFPNGNAKATPLVDEAIRNDPGVYPTQETMGKLYAFPDLPAAAQRAMTRSWTKIKSGR from the coding sequence ATGATCAAGACTTTCGGCAAGACTCTGCTGGCGGTGACGCTGGCCGGCGCCGTGGCCGGTATGGCGCAGGCTGATGGCAAGGTCCTCAACATCTACAACTGGTCGGACTATATCGCCCCGGACACCATCGAGAAGTTCACCAAGGAGACCGGCATCAAGGTCACCTACGACGTCTTCGATTCCAACGAAACCCTGGAAGCCAAGCTGTTCGCCGGCAAGTCGGGCTACGACATCGTGGTGCCGTCCAACAGCTTCCTGGCCAAGCAGATCAAGGCCAAGGTCTACCAGCCGCTGGACAAATCCAAGCTGCCGAACTGGGACAACCTGGACAAGAACCTGCTGAAAACCGTCGAGGTCAGCGACCCGGGTAACAAGTATTCCTTCCCGTACATGTGGGGCACCGTGGGCATCGGTTTCAACCCTGAGAAGGTCAAGGCTGCGCTGGGCGAAAACGCCCCGGTTGATTCCTGGGACCTGCTGTTCAAGCCCGAGAACATCGAGAAGCTGAAGTCCTGTGGCGTTTCCTTCCTCGACTCGCCAACCGAGATCCTGCCGATCGCCATGCAGTATCTGGGCTATGAGCCGACCAGCACCGATCCCAAGCAGCTCAAGGAAGCCGAAGCGCTGTTCATGAAGATCCGCCCGTCGGTCACCTACTTCCACTCCTCCAAGTACATCTCCGACCTGGCCAACGGCAACCTCTGCGTGGCCGTGGGCTACTCGGGTGACATCTACCAGGCCAAGTCGCGCGCCGAAGAGGCCGGTGGCAAGGTCAAGGTCTCCTACAACATTCCCAAGCAAGGTGCCGGCGCCTTCTTCGACATGGTGGCCATCCCGGCCGATGCGGAGAACGTCGAGTCCGCCCATGCCTTCCTGAACTTCCTGCTCAAGCCGGAAATCATGGCCGAGATCACCAACGAAGTGCACTTCCCGAACGGCAACGCGAAAGCGACTCCGCTGGTCGACGAAGCCATTCGTAACGACCCGGGCGTGTACCCGACCCAGGAAACCATGGGCAAGCTGTACGCCTTCCCGGACCTGCCGGCGGCCGCCCAGCGCGCCATGACCCGCAGCTGGACCAAGATCAAGTCCGGTCGCTGA
- a CDS encoding polyamine ABC transporter substrate-binding protein, producing MHFSLGKILTTTALSVGLATLAHADGTVHIYNWSDYIGENTLAEFQKATGIKPVYDVFDSNETLEGKLLAGRSGYDVVVPSNHFLGKQIKAGAFQKLDRSLLPNWNNLDPALLKQLETNDPGNQYAVPYLWGTNGIGYNVAKVKEVLGVDKIDSWAVLFEPQNMKKLASCGVSFMDSADEVIPSVLNYLGLDPNSQSADDYAKAEAKLMEVRPYISYFHSSKYISDLANGNICVAFGYSGDVLQAADRAAEAGKGVEIAYAIPKEGANLWFDMLAIPKDASNVKEAHAFINYLLDPKVIAGVSDYVGYANANTKAGELMDQGIREDESVYPSQAVLDKLYVMAELPPKAQRLMTRSWTKIKSGR from the coding sequence GTGCATTTTTCCCTGGGCAAGATCCTGACAACGACCGCGCTTTCGGTTGGCTTGGCAACCCTGGCACATGCGGACGGCACCGTGCATATCTACAACTGGAGCGATTACATCGGCGAGAACACCCTGGCCGAGTTCCAGAAGGCCACGGGCATCAAGCCGGTCTACGACGTCTTCGACTCCAACGAAACCCTGGAAGGTAAACTGCTCGCCGGCCGTAGCGGCTACGACGTGGTGGTGCCGTCCAACCATTTTCTCGGCAAGCAGATCAAGGCGGGCGCTTTCCAGAAGCTCGACCGTTCGCTGCTGCCGAACTGGAACAACCTCGACCCGGCGCTGCTCAAGCAGCTGGAAACCAACGACCCGGGCAACCAATACGCCGTGCCTTATCTGTGGGGCACCAACGGCATCGGCTACAACGTCGCCAAGGTCAAGGAAGTGCTCGGTGTAGACAAGATCGACTCATGGGCCGTGCTGTTCGAGCCGCAGAACATGAAGAAGCTCGCCAGCTGCGGCGTGTCCTTCATGGACTCGGCGGACGAGGTGATTCCCTCGGTGCTCAACTACCTGGGCCTGGACCCGAACAGCCAGAGCGCTGACGACTACGCCAAGGCCGAAGCCAAGCTGATGGAAGTACGTCCCTATATCAGCTACTTCCACTCCTCCAAGTACATCTCCGACCTGGCCAACGGCAACATCTGCGTGGCGTTCGGCTACTCCGGTGACGTACTGCAGGCCGCCGACCGTGCCGCGGAGGCCGGCAAGGGCGTCGAAATCGCCTACGCGATTCCCAAGGAAGGCGCCAACCTGTGGTTCGACATGCTTGCCATCCCCAAGGATGCCAGCAACGTCAAAGAGGCCCATGCCTTCATCAACTACCTGCTCGATCCCAAGGTGATTGCTGGGGTCAGTGATTACGTGGGTTACGCCAATGCCAACACCAAGGCGGGCGAGCTGATGGATCAGGGAATCCGCGAGGACGAGTCGGTCTACCCGTCGCAGGCCGTGCTGGACAAGTTGTACGTGATGGCCGAACTGCCGCCCAAGGCGCAGCGCCTGATGACGCGAAGCTGGACGAAGATCAAGTCCGGAAGATGA
- the potA gene encoding polyamine ABC transporter ATP-binding protein: protein MAVASSTYKKVIEGSQQPKEVLVKIERVTKKFDETVAVDDVSLTINKGEIFALLGGSGSGKSTLLRMLAGFERPTEGRIFLDGQDITDLPPYDRPINMMFQSYALFPHMSVADNIAFGLKQDKMPKAEIDARVAEMLKLVHMTQYAKRKPHQLSGGQRQRVALARSLAKRPKLLLLDEPMGALDKKLRSQMQLELVEIIERVGVTCVMVTHDQEEAMTMAQRIAIMHLGWIAQIGSPIDVYETPASRLVCEFIGNVNLFDGQIVHDDTDHAVIDCPQLDKPIYIGHGISTRAQETQVTYALRPEKLLMATQLPADHEHPEYNWSNGTVHDIAYLGGHSVYYVKLTSGQIVQCFIANAERRGKRPTWDDPVVVFWEDDSGVVLQS from the coding sequence ATGGCAGTTGCTTCCAGTACCTATAAGAAGGTCATCGAGGGGAGCCAGCAACCCAAAGAGGTGCTGGTCAAGATCGAGCGCGTGACCAAGAAGTTCGACGAAACCGTCGCGGTCGACGATGTCTCGCTGACCATCAACAAGGGCGAGATCTTCGCCCTGCTCGGTGGTTCCGGCTCCGGCAAATCGACCCTGTTGCGCATGCTCGCCGGCTTCGAGCGGCCGACCGAAGGGCGCATCTTCCTCGACGGCCAGGACATTACCGACCTGCCGCCGTACGATCGGCCGATCAACATGATGTTCCAGTCCTACGCGCTGTTCCCGCACATGAGCGTGGCCGACAACATCGCCTTCGGCCTCAAGCAGGACAAGATGCCCAAGGCCGAGATCGACGCCCGCGTGGCCGAGATGCTCAAGCTGGTGCACATGACCCAGTACGCCAAGCGCAAACCGCATCAGCTCTCCGGCGGTCAGCGTCAGCGCGTGGCCCTGGCCCGCTCCCTGGCCAAACGCCCCAAGCTGCTGTTGCTCGACGAGCCCATGGGCGCGCTGGACAAGAAGCTGCGCTCGCAGATGCAGCTCGAGCTGGTGGAAATCATCGAGCGCGTTGGCGTGACCTGCGTAATGGTCACCCACGACCAGGAAGAGGCCATGACCATGGCCCAGCGCATTGCCATCATGCACTTGGGCTGGATCGCCCAGATCGGCAGCCCGATCGACGTCTACGAGACGCCGGCCAGCCGTCTGGTCTGCGAGTTCATCGGCAACGTCAACCTGTTCGACGGGCAGATCGTCCACGATGACACCGACCACGCGGTGATCGACTGCCCGCAGCTCGACAAGCCGATCTACATTGGCCACGGCATCAGCACCCGTGCCCAGGAGACCCAGGTCACCTACGCCCTGCGTCCGGAAAAACTGCTGATGGCCACCCAGCTGCCGGCCGACCACGAGCACCCGGAATACAACTGGAGCAACGGCACCGTGCATGACATCGCCTATCTAGGCGGCCATTCGGTGTACTACGTCAAACTGACCTCCGGGCAGATCGTGCAGTGCTTCATCGCCAACGCCGAGCGCCGCGGCAAGCGGCCGACCTGGGATGACCCGGTGGTGGTGTTCTGGGAAGACGACAGCGGCGTGGTGTTGCAGTCATGA
- a CDS encoding ABC transporter permease subunit: MPNGRHLVIGIPFIWLFLFFLLPFIIVLKISFAEADVAIPPYTEIYTWVDNTLQVVLNLGNYIFLTEDELYLAAYLGSLKIAFFSTLACLLIGYPMAYAIARAKKETQTVLLLLVMMPTWTAILIRVYAWMGILSNNGLLNGFLQTIGLIDAPLQILNTNTAVYIGIVYSYLPFMILPLFANLVKHDQSLLEAASDLGSSTFNSFWKITVPLSKNGIIAGCMLVFIPVVGEFVIPELLGGPETLMIGKVLWQEFFNNRDWPVASALAVVMLAILLVPIILFNRNQAKELEGRA, translated from the coding sequence ATGCCTAATGGCCGGCACCTGGTGATCGGCATCCCATTCATCTGGCTGTTCCTGTTCTTCCTGCTGCCTTTCATCATCGTGCTGAAGATCAGCTTCGCCGAAGCCGATGTGGCGATCCCGCCGTACACGGAAATCTACACCTGGGTCGACAACACCCTGCAGGTGGTGCTGAACCTGGGCAACTACATCTTCCTCACCGAGGATGAACTGTACCTGGCCGCCTACCTAGGCTCGCTGAAAATCGCTTTTTTCAGCACCCTGGCCTGTCTGCTGATCGGCTACCCGATGGCCTACGCCATCGCCCGGGCCAAGAAGGAAACCCAGACGGTCCTGCTGCTGCTGGTGATGATGCCGACCTGGACCGCGATCCTGATCCGCGTTTACGCGTGGATGGGCATTCTCAGCAACAACGGCCTGCTCAACGGCTTTTTGCAGACCATCGGTTTGATCGACGCGCCGCTGCAGATCCTCAACACCAACACCGCGGTGTACATCGGCATCGTCTACTCGTACCTGCCGTTTATGATCCTGCCGCTGTTCGCCAATCTGGTGAAGCACGATCAGAGCCTGCTCGAAGCGGCTTCGGATCTGGGGTCGAGCACCTTCAACAGCTTCTGGAAGATCACCGTGCCGCTGTCCAAGAACGGCATCATTGCCGGCTGTATGCTGGTATTCATTCCGGTGGTTGGCGAGTTCGTGATCCCCGAACTGCTTGGCGGGCCGGAAACCCTGATGATCGGCAAGGTGCTTTGGCAGGAGTTCTTCAACAACCGCGACTGGCCGGTAGCCTCGGCGCTGGCGGTGGTGATGCTGGCGATCCTCTTGGTGCCCATCATTCTGTTCAACCGTAACCAAGCCAAAGAACTGGAGGGCCGGGCATGA